From a single Calothrix sp. NIES-2098 genomic region:
- a CDS encoding acetate--CoA ligase, whose protein sequence is MSQATIESILQEERLFQPPREFSQAAYIKSLEEYQRIYAKSVADPEGFWGELAEKELHWFQKWDKVLDWQPPFAQWFVGGKLNISYNCLDRHLTDGRRDKTALIWEGEPGDSRTFTYAQLHQEVCQMANVLKKLGVQKGDRVGIYMPMIPEAAIAMLACVRIGAIHTVVFAGFSAEALKERLVDAQAKIVITADGGWRKDAIVPVKEQVNRALADNGAPSVQNVLVVKRTDREVNMIPERDLWWHELRQDVAIDCPAEPMDSEDTLFILYTSGTTGKPKGVVHTVGGYSLFSHITTKWIFDVKDNDILWCTADVGWITGHSYIIYGPLSNGATTVMYEGAPRSSNPGCFWDVIQKYRVTIFYTAPTAIRTFMKMGEELPKARDLSSLRLLGSVGEPINPTAWMWYYRVIGGERCPVTDTWWQTETGGAMISPLPGAIPTKPGSATLPFPGIVADVVDLEGNPVGANQGGYLVIHNPWPGMLRNVYRNPDRYRSTYWEHIPPKNGKYIYFTGDGARKDEDGYFWIMGRVDDVINVAGHRLGTMEVESALVSHQAVSEAAVVGRPEEIKGEEIVAFVTLEEGYSPSEELAKELKKHVVQEIGVIARPSEIRFTDALPKTRSGKIVRRVLRALAAGEEIAGDLSTLEDRGVIEQLRSGT, encoded by the coding sequence ATGTCACAAGCCACTATAGAATCGATTCTGCAAGAAGAACGTTTATTTCAACCTCCTAGGGAATTTTCGCAAGCTGCTTATATTAAAAGTCTGGAAGAATACCAACGCATCTACGCAAAATCCGTAGCTGACCCCGAAGGATTTTGGGGAGAACTGGCAGAAAAAGAGTTGCACTGGTTCCAGAAGTGGGACAAGGTGCTAGATTGGCAACCTCCGTTTGCTCAGTGGTTTGTCGGGGGTAAGTTAAATATTTCCTATAACTGCCTGGATCGCCATCTTACAGACGGTCGGCGTGACAAGACTGCGTTAATTTGGGAAGGAGAACCAGGGGATTCGCGCACTTTTACCTATGCCCAGTTACATCAGGAAGTTTGCCAAATGGCGAATGTGTTGAAAAAGCTGGGTGTACAGAAAGGCGATCGCGTTGGTATTTATATGCCGATGATTCCCGAAGCCGCGATCGCGATGTTGGCTTGTGTGCGAATTGGTGCGATTCACACTGTTGTTTTTGCTGGTTTCAGCGCTGAAGCTTTAAAAGAAAGACTTGTAGACGCTCAAGCCAAAATTGTGATTACTGCTGATGGCGGCTGGCGTAAAGATGCGATCGTACCAGTAAAAGAGCAGGTCAATCGTGCATTGGCAGATAATGGTGCGCCTAGCGTCCAAAATGTCTTGGTAGTCAAGCGCACCGATCGCGAAGTTAACATGATTCCCGAGCGCGACCTTTGGTGGCACGAACTACGCCAAGATGTAGCAATTGATTGTCCAGCCGAGCCAATGGACAGCGAAGATACGCTATTTATCCTCTACACTTCTGGAACTACAGGTAAACCCAAAGGCGTTGTCCACACTGTTGGCGGTTACAGCCTCTTCAGCCACATCACCACCAAATGGATTTTTGATGTCAAAGACAACGATATCCTCTGGTGTACTGCTGACGTGGGTTGGATTACTGGACACAGTTACATTATTTACGGGCCGCTGTCTAACGGTGCCACAACGGTGATGTACGAAGGCGCTCCCCGCAGTTCCAATCCTGGTTGTTTTTGGGATGTGATTCAAAAATACCGCGTCACCATTTTTTACACCGCACCTACAGCTATTCGTACCTTCATGAAAATGGGCGAAGAACTGCCCAAAGCACGAGATTTATCTTCCTTGCGCTTGCTGGGATCGGTGGGAGAACCAATTAACCCCACAGCTTGGATGTGGTACTACCGCGTAATTGGCGGCGAACGTTGTCCAGTTACAGATACCTGGTGGCAAACTGAAACAGGCGGCGCAATGATTAGCCCTTTACCCGGAGCAATTCCTACCAAACCCGGTTCTGCAACTCTACCATTCCCCGGAATTGTGGCAGATGTGGTGGATTTAGAAGGCAATCCTGTCGGTGCAAATCAGGGCGGATATCTAGTGATTCATAATCCCTGGCCGGGAATGCTAAGAAATGTCTACCGCAACCCTGACCGTTATCGCAGCACCTATTGGGAACATATCCCCCCCAAAAATGGCAAGTATATCTATTTCACAGGTGATGGCGCACGCAAAGACGAAGACGGCTACTTCTGGATTATGGGTCGAGTAGACGATGTAATTAATGTTGCCGGACACCGCTTGGGGACGATGGAAGTAGAATCAGCCTTAGTTTCTCACCAAGCAGTTTCAGAAGCAGCAGTAGTCGGTAGACCAGAGGAAATCAAAGGTGAAGAAATTGTCGCCTTTGTCACCTTAGAAGAAGGGTATTCTCCTAGTGAAGAATTAGCTAAGGAATTGAAAAAGCACGTTGTCCAAGAAATTGGCGTAATTGCCCGTCCTAGTGAAATTCGCTTTACGGATGCCTTACCCAAAACCCGTTCCGGTAAGATTGTGCGGCGTGTCCTCAGAGCTTTGGCTGCTGGTGAAGAGATTGCAGGAGATTTATCTACTTTAGAAGACCGTGGTGTAATTGAGCAATTGCGATCGGGCACGTAA
- a CDS encoding peptidase S9 prolyl oligopeptidase, with protein sequence MVKVSWTRLLAIFLVTVMICRWLLPATVANATISTKFPSPVLVEKLTDGESMNRKPSLKQVSLTPSSEHYARQRAPLKTMLTYPLSHKSDRVDNYHGTVVADPYRWLENPDSAETKTWIEAENKITFAYLNEIPAKEKIRQRLTKLWNYERYSIPFKEGESLEKNATERYFYFKNDGLQNQSVLYTLKTLDAQPKVLLDPNKLSEDGTVALADLSISDNGQLLAYGLSTSGSDWQEWKVRDIETGEDLKDQLKWIKFSGVSWTNDNQGFFYSRYDEPQEKSKLEAENAILGSPQEEQFSKTDVNYYQKLYYHRLGTPQSEDLLIYERPDQKEWGFNGDVTEDGKYLIISVWLGTDSKNLVFYKDLNNTNTEVVELINKFEADYSFIDNDDNIFYFRTDLNAPRGRIIAVDIKKPNSKNWQEIIPQSAETLEGVSILNNQFVADYLKDARSQFKIFDLKGTFVREVELPGLGSVNGFDGKRYDTETFYSFTSFTTPGTIYRYDMVTGKSEVYRQPTVDFNPADYETKQVFYQSKDGTRVPMFITHKKGIKLDGNNPTYLYSYGGFNASMTPSFSVSILVWMEMGGVYAMPNIRGGGEYGEEWHQAGMKLKKQNVFDDFIAAAEWLIANKYTKSEKLAIGGGSNGGLLVGACMSQRPDLFGAALPAVGVMDMLRFHKFTIGWAWTSEYGSPDNPEEFKALYAYSPLHNLKPGTAYPATLITTADHDDRVVPAHSFKFAAALQAAQAGNAPVLIRIETKAGHGAGKPTAKIIDEVTDKWAFLVRTLDMKV encoded by the coding sequence ATGGTCAAAGTTTCATGGACTCGGCTGTTAGCAATCTTCTTGGTGACAGTGATGATTTGCCGATGGTTGCTACCTGCTACTGTCGCTAATGCTACAATTTCCACTAAGTTTCCTTCACCAGTACTAGTCGAGAAATTAACAGATGGGGAAAGTATGAATAGGAAACCGTCTCTAAAACAGGTTTCCCTTACCCCATCTTCCGAACATTACGCACGGCAAAGAGCTCCATTAAAAACTATGTTGACTTATCCACTTAGCCACAAGAGCGATCGAGTCGATAACTACCACGGCACTGTAGTAGCAGATCCTTACCGTTGGTTAGAAAATCCTGATTCGGCAGAAACAAAAACTTGGATTGAAGCAGAAAATAAAATTACTTTTGCTTACCTTAATGAGATTCCTGCCAAGGAAAAAATTAGACAACGCCTCACTAAACTCTGGAATTACGAACGATATAGTATTCCATTTAAAGAAGGTGAATCTTTAGAAAAGAATGCGACCGAACGCTATTTTTATTTCAAAAATGATGGGCTGCAAAACCAAAGCGTTCTCTATACTCTTAAAACTCTTGATGCCCAACCAAAAGTTTTACTTGACCCGAATAAACTCTCAGAAGATGGTACAGTTGCTCTTGCCGACTTATCTATTAGTGATAATGGTCAACTTTTAGCTTATGGTTTATCTACATCCGGTTCTGATTGGCAAGAATGGAAAGTTCGTGATATCGAGACTGGTGAAGATCTAAAAGATCAACTGAAGTGGATTAAATTCTCTGGTGTATCCTGGACAAATGATAATCAAGGCTTTTTCTATAGTCGCTACGATGAACCGCAAGAAAAAAGCAAATTAGAAGCGGAAAATGCGATCTTGGGATCTCCCCAGGAAGAGCAATTTTCCAAGACAGATGTTAACTACTATCAAAAACTTTATTATCACCGACTGGGTACTCCACAATCAGAAGATTTATTAATCTATGAGCGCCCCGATCAAAAAGAATGGGGATTTAATGGTGACGTTACTGAAGATGGCAAATATTTAATAATTTCAGTTTGGTTGGGTACTGATTCCAAAAATTTAGTTTTTTATAAAGATTTAAATAATACCAATACTGAAGTGGTAGAGCTGATTAATAAGTTTGAGGCTGATTACAGTTTTATTGATAACGATGATAATATCTTCTATTTTCGCACAGATTTAAACGCACCGCGTGGCAGAATTATTGCTGTTGATATTAAAAAACCAAACTCAAAGAATTGGCAGGAAATCATACCCCAGTCAGCAGAAACTTTAGAAGGTGTAAGTATACTTAATAATCAGTTTGTCGCTGATTATCTTAAAGATGCTCGCAGCCAATTCAAAATTTTCGACCTCAAGGGTACATTTGTGCGCGAGGTAGAATTACCTGGACTTGGTTCTGTAAATGGCTTTGATGGCAAGCGTTATGATACAGAAACTTTTTATAGTTTTACTAGTTTCACTACACCAGGTACTATCTATCGCTATGATATGGTAACGGGGAAAAGTGAAGTTTACCGTCAGCCAACAGTAGATTTTAATCCCGCAGATTACGAGACAAAACAAGTTTTTTATCAAAGTAAAGATGGCACAAGAGTGCCTATGTTTATCACTCACAAAAAAGGCATTAAATTAGATGGAAATAACCCTACCTATCTCTATAGTTATGGTGGTTTTAATGCCTCAATGACACCTAGTTTTTCTGTGAGTATTTTGGTGTGGATGGAAATGGGCGGCGTCTATGCGATGCCAAATATTCGTGGTGGTGGAGAGTACGGTGAAGAATGGCATCAGGCGGGAATGAAGTTGAAAAAGCAAAATGTTTTTGATGACTTTATTGCTGCTGCTGAGTGGTTAATCGCGAATAAATATACCAAATCTGAAAAACTAGCAATTGGCGGTGGTAGCAATGGTGGTTTATTAGTGGGTGCTTGCATGAGTCAGCGTCCCGATCTGTTTGGTGCTGCTTTACCCGCAGTTGGCGTAATGGATATGTTGCGGTTCCACAAATTTACTATTGGTTGGGCTTGGACATCAGAATACGGTTCTCCAGACAATCCAGAAGAATTTAAAGCATTATATGCCTATTCACCACTGCACAATTTAAAACCAGGTACAGCTTATCCCGCAACATTAATTACTACTGCCGATCATGACGATCGCGTTGTTCCTGCTCATAGTTTCAAATTTGCAGCTGCTTTGCAAGCGGCTCAGGCAGGTAATGCACCAGTGCTAATTAGAATTGAGACTAAGGCAGGACATGGTGCTGGTAAACCCACAGCTAAGATTATTGACGAAGTTACAGATAAGTGGGCGTTCTTAGTGCGTACCTTAGATATGAAAGTTTAG